ATACTGCGCAGCGCTATCCTGCGCAGCGGCGGGCCCGCTGAGCTCACCATCTACGGCGACGACGAGCAGCTCGCTCTGGTGAAGGAGGTCTTCGCCGAGCTCGGCCTGAGCGACAAGGCGCTTTCGCCGCGGGCCGTGCTCTCGCGCATAAGCCAGGCCAAGAACGAGGGGCTCGGCCCGGCCGAGTTCGCCGCCTCGGCCTCCGACTTCTTCGGCGAGAGGGTCGCAAAGGTCTACGACCTCTACCAGCGAAAGCTCCGCGCCATGAGGGCCTACGACTTCGGCGACCTGCTCTGCGAGCCCGTAAGGCTTCTGCGCGAGGACGGAGAGCTTCTCGAAAGCTACAGCCGCCGCTTCCGCCACATACTGATAGACGAGTTCCAGGACACCAACCGCGTGCAGCACACCCTCACGACCATGCTCGCCTCGGCCCACCGCAACGTCTGCGCCGTCGGCGACCCGGACCAGTCGATCTACGCCTGGAGGGGCGCCGACATAAGAAACATACTCGACTTCGAGAAGACGTACCCCGACGCCACGGTGCTGCGCCTGGAGCAGAACTACCGCTCCACGAGGACCATACTCCAGGCGGCCAACTCCGTCATAGCCCGAAACCGCGGCCGCTTCGAAAAGACCCTGTGGACCGACAACGACCACGGCGAGCCCGTCACCTACGAGGAGGCCCGCGACGAATACCACGAGGCCGAGCTCGTCGCCGCCGCCGTCCGGGAGCTGGCCGCCGCAGGCGAGCCCTACCGCTCGATGGCCGTCTTCTACAGGACCAACGCCCAGTCGCGGGTGCTCGAGGAGCGCTTCATGCGCGAGGGGCTGCCCTACACCATCGTCGGGGGACTCAAGTTCTACGACAGGATGGAGATAAGGGACGTGCTCGCCTACCTGCGCGTGGCGGCCAACAGAAGCGACGCCGTGAGCCTTGGCCGCATAGTCAACACCCCGCCGCGGGGGGTGGGAAAGACGACGATGGAGCGCGTGCGGGAGCTGGCGGGCAGGCGCGGCCTCACCCTCTACGACGCCTTCGTCCGGGCCGCCGAAGAGGGGCTCTTCAGGAAGGGCGGGAAGGTGAAGCGCCTTTTGGAGTGTTTCGAGGACTTCACCGTGGCCCACGGCCGCAGGGAGGCGCCGCTCCACGAGCTCGCCCTCAGGCTGCTCGAGGACTGCGGCTACATGGAGATGTGGCTCGCCCAGCGAAGCGACGAGGCCATGGAGCGCGTGGAGAACATCTACGAGTTCCTCTCGGCCGCAAGGGACTTCGAGGCGGCCAACCCCGAGGCCGGCCTCGACGACTTCCTCGACCACGTCTCGCTCATAAGCGACATCGACACCTACGACGAAGAGGCCGACAGGGTGACGCTCATGACCGTGCACGCCGCCAAGGGGCTCGAGTTCCCCCACGTCTTCATCATAGGGCTCGAGGAGGGGCTCTTCCCCCACTCGCGCTCCATGGACAGCGAAGAGGACGTGGAAGAGGAGCGAAGGCTCTTCTACGTGGCCATGACCAGGGCCGAGCGCCGCCTCCACCTCCTTTCGGCCTCGTCGCGCTCGCTCTTCGGCGAGACGCGCTACCAGTTGCGCTCGCGCTTTGTCGACGAGATAGCGCCGCAGTTTCTCGAGGTGAGGCGCGGGGAAAGGGCCCCGGCCCCTTCCCCGCCGCGGACCTTCGGCGGCGACGAGCCGTACTACACGAGCGACGGCGCCGACGCCGTCTTCCCCCCCGAGAGCGCCTATGTGGACGAACCGGCCGGACCGTCCCTCGATACGGCCTGGTGCGTGGGCGCCCTGGTGCGCCACCCGAGCTTCGGCGTGGGCACCATAAAGGCCCGCGAGGGCGCCGGCGAACAGACGAGGCTCACCGTCAAGTTCCGCGGCGCCGGCGTAAAGAAACTCTACCTCAAGTACGCCGCCCTCGAGCCCCTCTCGCCGTAACGGCGGCCCGTCACTTCACCCCGGCCCCGCGCGGCGCACGCGGCGCGCGGTGTCGGAAGCGGCCCGCCGCGAGGTCCGCTTCCCCCGCCCCGCGCCTGCCCTCGGGGGTGTCGAAGAGACCTCTTCAGAAAAAGACGCCGCCGACGGCGGTTTTTTTCACACTCCCTTGACTTCCACGAAAAAAGCGAATATTATGGGCTTGTTATGAAGGTGCGCAAGGCAGTCTTTCCCGCCGCGGGGCTGGGCACGAGATTTCTGCCCGCCTCCAAGGCCGTTCCCAAGGAGATGTTCCCCCTCGTCGACAAGCCGCTCATCCAGTACGGCGTCGAGGAGGCGCTGGCCTCGGGCATACGGGACATCATAGTCATAACGGCCATGGGAAAGGGCGCCATCGAGGACCACTTCGACAGGTCCGTGCAGCTCGAGCAGGCGCTCGACGCAAAGGGCAAGTCCCATGCGCTCAAAGAGCTGCGCGACATCTCGGACGCCTCGAACTTCGTCTACACGCGCCAGAAAGAACAGCTCGGGCTCGGTCACGCCGTGCTCTGCGCCAGGGAGATCGTCGGGCGCGAACCCTTCGCCGTCTTCCTGGGCGACGACATAATCGACGCCGAGGTGCCGGCCATGAAGCAGATGCTCGGCGTCTTCGAAGAGTACGGCGGCGCCGCCGTCGTAGCCGTCCAGCAGGTGCCACGCAGCCAGGCCCACATGTACGGCATAGTGGCAGGCGAAAAGGTGGGCGAGAGGACCTGGAAGGTCACGGAGATGGTCGAGAAGCCCAGGGGGACGCCGCCATCGACGCTGGCCGTCATAGGTCGGTACATACTCGCGCCGAGAATATTCGACATCCTCGACGCCACCGGACGGGGGGCGGGCGGCGAGATCCAGCTCACCGACGCCATCGGAACACTCGCCGCCGAAGAAGACGTCTACGCCTACGAGTTCGAGGGAGACCGCTACGATGCGGGCGACAAGCTCGGCTTTCTCAAGGCCAACATCGCCCTCGCCATGAAACGCCCCGACTTCGGAAGAGAGCTTCGCCGCTTCATCGAGGGGCTCGTCGGGTGACGTGCCGCCCGCGCGCAGCGGCGCCCACTGTTTTACGGGGAAACTCCGATTGACCGCCCCGAAGAGACCTTCTTGAAAGAGGGGTCGCGCACGATCTTCCCGCGGCAACCGGAGCGCCCCCGCCGGTACCGGGCCTTTGTGCCCAGGGGACACACGCCATGGCCAAGCAGTCCAGCAACAGACCGCCGGGTTCTTCCGCCGCCGAGACGGAGGGGATGTTGAAGTTCTTCGTCGAACGCATCGAGCACATGCTCCAGAACTCGGAGAGCGAGCCCATAAACCAGATTCCCAACGTGGACATGTACTCATCGCCCTCCCGTCTGACCATCGAGGTCGAGATGCCGGGGGTGAGGCGCGAGGACATAGACGTCGCCATCTACAGAAACACCCTGATCGTCAAGGGGCTCAAGTACGAGTGCTTCGAGGACAACAAGGTCAACTACGTCTGCATGGAAAGGACGTTCGGAAGGATTTACAGGGCCATAGAGTTCCCCTTCCCCGTCGATACGGTGAGGATAAAGGCCGTCTACAAGGACGGCATACTCCACGTAACCATGCCGAGGGTCGAGGACAAACGGGGGCTGCCCAAGAGCGTGCCCGTTGAAACCAAAGATTAGGGAAGCTCCGATTTATTGCACTGAGGGAACCTTTTTATAAAGGTTCCCCCAGGGTGATTAAGAAGGTTCCCTCAGGACAAATAATCAACCGGAGTTTCCTTGGAGAGGACGTCTTTATATGGAAGAAAGAGAATTCAGGGACGACGAGCAGCTTATCATACCTGAGACCCTCCCGCTTCTGCCCATCAGGGACGTAGTCGTCTTTCCATTCATGATAGTGCCTCTCTTCGTTGGGAGGGACAAGTCCATAAACGCCGTCGACGCGGCGCTCACCAGGGACCGCCTCATCTTCATGGCCACCCAGAAGGACGTCTCCGACGAGGAGCCCGAGCCCGAGGACCTCTATACCTTCGGCACGGTGGGCATGATAATACGGATGCTCAAGCTCCCCGACGGGAGGGTGAAGATCCTCGTGCAGGGCATAACGCGCGCCCGGATAAACACCTTTCTCCAGACCTCGCCGAGCTTCACCGTCGATATCACGAAGGTCCAGGAGCCCCAGACACAGCAGATACCCGTCGAGGTCGAGGCCCTCATGCGCACGGTGCGCGAGCAGCTCGAGAAGCTCTCGTCGCTGGGCAAGATGATCTCGCCCGAAATAATGATGGTCCTCGAGAACATCCACGACCCCGGACGGCTGGCCGATCTCGTGGCCGCCAACCTGGGCCTCAAGATCGAGGACGCCCAGAAGGTTCTCGAGACGCTCGATCCCGTCGAAAGGCTCCGCAGCGTCAACGACTATCTCCTCAAGGAGCTCCAGGTGGCCCAGATGCAGGCCAAGATACAGAGCCAGGCCAAGGAGGAGATGGACCGCAACCAGCGCGAGTACTACCTGCGCGAGCAGATGCGGGCCATAAAGAACGAGCTCGGCGACATAGAAGAGGTCAGCGAGGAGATCGAGGAGTTCCGCGAGAAGATCGCCAGGGCCAAGATGCCGCCGGAGGTGGAGAAAGAGGCGCTCAAACAGGCCGACCGCCTCGAGATGATGCACCCCGACGCCAGCGAGGCGGCCATCATCAGGACCTACCTCGAGTGGCTCGTCGATCTGCCGTGGTCGAAGTTCACGCGCGACCGCCTCGACCTCGAAAAGGCCCGCAAGGTCCTCGACGAGGACCACTACGACCTCGAAAAGGTCAAGGAGCGCATACTCGAGTACCTTGCCGTAAGGAAGCTGCAGAAGAAGACCAAGGGCCCCATACTCTGCTTCGTCGGCCCTCCGGGCGTGGGCAAGACGTCGCTGGGGCGCTCCATAGCGCGCGCCATAGGCCGCAAGTTCGTGAGGATATCTCTCGGCGGCGTAAAGGACGAGGCCGAGATACGGGGGCACAGGCGCACCTACGTGGGGGCCCTGCCTGGCCGCATCATACAGGGGATGAAACAGGCCGGCTCGCGCAACCCCGTCTTCATGATGGACGAGATCGACAAGATCGGCATGGACTTCCGCGGGGACCCGTCGTCGGCGCTCCTCGAGGTGCTCGACCCGGAGCAGAACAACGCCTTCAGCGACCACTACCTCAACGTGCCCTTCGACCTCTCGCGCTGCATGTTCATCACCACGGCCAACCTCATAGACCCGATCCCCGGACCGCTCAAGGACAGGATGGAGGTCATCGACATACCGGGCTACACCGAGGAGGACAAGCTCGAGATAGCGAAAAAATACATCGTTCCGCGCCAGACGAAGGAGAACGGCCTGAGCGAGTCGCTGGTGCAGATACCGGACAGGACCCTCAAGAAGGTCATCTCCGAGTACACCAGGGAGGCGGGGCTTCGCAACCTCGAGCGCCAGATCGCGTCGCTGTGCCGCAAGGTGGCCATGAAGGTCGCCTCCGGCAAGAAGGAGATGACCGTCATAACGCCGCGCATGCTCGGCGAGATGCTCGGCCCCCCGCGCTTCCTCCCCGAGACCGAACAGGCGGCCGGCGAGCCCGGTGTAGCCACGGGCCTTGCCTGGACGCCCGTGGGCGGAGAGATACTCTACATAGAGGCCACCGTCATGAAGGGCCGCGGCCAGCTCACCCTTACGGGTCAGCTCGGCGACGTCATGAAGGAGAGCGCCCAGGCGGCCTTCAGCTACACCCGCTCCCGGGCCTCCCAGTTCGGCCTGGAGGCCGACTTCTACAAGAACCTGGACATACACATCCACGTGCCGGCCGGCGCCATACCCAAGGACGGCCCCTCGGCGGGCATCACCATGGCCGCCGCCCTCATATCGGCCATAACGCAGACGCCGCTGAAGAAGGACGTGGCCATGACGGGCGAGATAACCCTTCGCGGCAGGGTCCTGCCCGTGGGCGGCATAAAGGACAAGTGCCTTGCCGCGCTGCGGGCCAAGATACAGACGGTCATACTGCCCGAGAAGAACCGCAAGGACCTCGACGAGATACCGAAGAAGATGAGGCGCAAGCTCAACTTCGTGCTCGTAAGCCACATGGACGAGGTCGTGGACGTGGTCTTCGCCTCATCTCCCTTCAAGGAGGCGCCGAAAAAGACCGCCAAGCCGGCTCCCCGCAAGAAGGCCGGGGGGGTCAGGGTCTGAGGGCCGTGAAGCTCGGGGCTCTCGGCGAGGGTCCCCTGGTGGACGGGCTACGCCGGCGGTTTCAGCCCCGGAAAGACGGCCGCGTGGTCATGGCCATGGGCGACGACACGGCCGTGACGACCGAGCGGCCGGACCGCGTGCTCCTTGCGACGACCGACACGCTCGTCGAGGACGTCCACTTCGCGCCCTCCTATACGAGCCCCTTCCTGCTGGGCCGCAAGGCCGTGAGCGTATCGCTCTCGGACATCGCGGCCATGGGGGGCGAGCCGCTCTTCCTCCTTGCAAGCCTCGTCGTGGCGCCCGACAGGGAAAAAGAGTTCATAGACGCACTCTACGACGGCATGGCCTCGGTCATGGAGCCGCACGGCGTGGAGCTTGTGGGCGGCAACACCTGCGCCGGCGACGGTCCCATGGCCGTAACGACCACCGTTCTCGGCGAGGCGGCGGCGGGGGAGGTCGTCTACCGCCGCGGCGCCTCTGTGGGCGACGACGTATACGTGACGGGCACACCCGGCGACTCGGCCCTGGGGCTGCGCTACCTGCGCGAGCTCGGCCGCGCGGCGCTGGAGGCGGCGGGCCCCGTGCGCGAGGCCGCCTTCCGTCACCTCGACCCCACGCCCCGCGTGGCCGCCGGCGCCCTCCTTGCGCGCCGGCGCGCGGCTACGGCCATGATAGACATAAGCGACGGAGTGC
This genomic stretch from Deltaproteobacteria bacterium harbors:
- the lon gene encoding endopeptidase La, yielding MEEREFRDDEQLIIPETLPLLPIRDVVVFPFMIVPLFVGRDKSINAVDAALTRDRLIFMATQKDVSDEEPEPEDLYTFGTVGMIIRMLKLPDGRVKILVQGITRARINTFLQTSPSFTVDITKVQEPQTQQIPVEVEALMRTVREQLEKLSSLGKMISPEIMMVLENIHDPGRLADLVAANLGLKIEDAQKVLETLDPVERLRSVNDYLLKELQVAQMQAKIQSQAKEEMDRNQREYYLREQMRAIKNELGDIEEVSEEIEEFREKIARAKMPPEVEKEALKQADRLEMMHPDASEAAIIRTYLEWLVDLPWSKFTRDRLDLEKARKVLDEDHYDLEKVKERILEYLAVRKLQKKTKGPILCFVGPPGVGKTSLGRSIARAIGRKFVRISLGGVKDEAEIRGHRRTYVGALPGRIIQGMKQAGSRNPVFMMDEIDKIGMDFRGDPSSALLEVLDPEQNNAFSDHYLNVPFDLSRCMFITTANLIDPIPGPLKDRMEVIDIPGYTEEDKLEIAKKYIVPRQTKENGLSESLVQIPDRTLKKVISEYTREAGLRNLERQIASLCRKVAMKVASGKKEMTVITPRMLGEMLGPPRFLPETEQAAGEPGVATGLAWTPVGGEILYIEATVMKGRGQLTLTGQLGDVMKESAQAAFSYTRSRASQFGLEADFYKNLDIHIHVPAGAIPKDGPSAGITMAAALISAITQTPLKKDVAMTGEITLRGRVLPVGGIKDKCLAALRAKIQTVILPEKNRKDLDEIPKKMRRKLNFVLVSHMDEVVDVVFASSPFKEAPKKTAKPAPRKKAGGVRV
- the thiL gene encoding thiamine-phosphate kinase; its protein translation is MKLGALGEGPLVDGLRRRFQPRKDGRVVMAMGDDTAVTTERPDRVLLATTDTLVEDVHFAPSYTSPFLLGRKAVSVSLSDIAAMGGEPLFLLASLVVAPDREKEFIDALYDGMASVMEPHGVELVGGNTCAGDGPMAVTTTVLGEAAAGEVVYRRGASVGDDVYVTGTPGDSALGLRYLRELGRAALEAAGPVREAAFRHLDPTPRVAAGALLARRRAATAMIDISDGVLLDLGRLCRESGVGAVVEEGRFPLSRAMEAHAEAGGETAPLILAGGEDYELLFTAPPDKAPMVREIASQTGLAVRAVGRIVDSREGVAALDRRGRPIEIAQTGFDHFGSRPLPPCVDLPRKDVYNYPSNSRRNSGQPS
- the galU gene encoding UTP--glucose-1-phosphate uridylyltransferase GalU, with protein sequence MKVRKAVFPAAGLGTRFLPASKAVPKEMFPLVDKPLIQYGVEEALASGIRDIIVITAMGKGAIEDHFDRSVQLEQALDAKGKSHALKELRDISDASNFVYTRQKEQLGLGHAVLCAREIVGREPFAVFLGDDIIDAEVPAMKQMLGVFEEYGGAAVVAVQQVPRSQAHMYGIVAGEKVGERTWKVTEMVEKPRGTPPSTLAVIGRYILAPRIFDILDATGRGAGGEIQLTDAIGTLAAEEDVYAYEFEGDRYDAGDKLGFLKANIALAMKRPDFGRELRRFIEGLVG
- a CDS encoding Hsp20/alpha crystallin family protein, producing the protein MAKQSSNRPPGSSAAETEGMLKFFVERIEHMLQNSESEPINQIPNVDMYSSPSRLTIEVEMPGVRREDIDVAIYRNTLIVKGLKYECFEDNKVNYVCMERTFGRIYRAIEFPFPVDTVRIKAVYKDGILHVTMPRVEDKRGLPKSVPVETKD